A region from the Mesorhizobium shangrilense genome encodes:
- the kdpA gene encoding potassium-transporting ATPase subunit KdpA, translated as MTLFGWIQILVYCGIVILLVKPLGGYMYRVFNGERTLLSPIFGPFERGLYRICGTSDREEQHWTTYAVAMLLFNLAGFLLLYVLPRVQGLLPYNPAGMTAITPDLAFNTAVSFVTNTNWQNYGGESTMSYFVQMVGLTVQNFVSAATGIAIAMALIRGFARASGKSIGNFWVDMTRATLYLLLPLCIVLTLVYVWLGMPQTFGPYVSATTLEGAQQTIAVGPVATQIAIKMLGTNGGGFFNANAAHPFENPDAISNLIQMVTIFAIGAALTNVFGRMIGNQRQGWAILSAMGVLFIAGVIVCYWAEAAGNPLVHALGLDGGNMEGKESRFGIALSALFAVITTAASCGAVNAMHGSFTALGGMIPLVNMQLGEVIVGGVGAGLYGILMFIVVAVFVAGLMVGRTPEYLGKKIEAKEVKMAMLAILCLPLAMLIFTAIAVVLPSGVAAMGNAGPHGFSEVLYAYTSAAANNGSAFGGLSGNTPWYNITLGIGMLMGRFLVIIPALAIAGSLAAKKTVPASAGTFPTDGPLFVGLLVGVIVIVGGLTFFPALAVGPIVEHLAMIHGQTF; from the coding sequence ATGACACTCTTCGGATGGATACAGATCCTCGTCTATTGCGGGATCGTCATTTTGCTCGTGAAGCCGCTCGGCGGCTACATGTATCGTGTCTTCAACGGCGAGCGCACGCTTCTGTCGCCGATTTTCGGCCCGTTCGAGCGCGGGCTTTACCGCATTTGCGGAACCAGCGACCGCGAGGAACAGCACTGGACCACCTATGCGGTGGCGATGCTGCTGTTCAACCTGGCCGGGTTCCTGCTGCTCTATGTCCTGCCACGGGTCCAGGGGCTGCTGCCCTACAATCCGGCGGGCATGACCGCCATCACGCCTGACCTCGCCTTCAACACCGCCGTCAGCTTCGTCACCAACACCAACTGGCAGAACTACGGCGGCGAAAGCACGATGTCCTACTTCGTGCAGATGGTGGGCCTCACCGTGCAGAACTTCGTGTCGGCCGCCACCGGCATCGCCATCGCGATGGCGCTGATCCGCGGCTTCGCCCGGGCGTCGGGCAAGTCGATCGGCAATTTCTGGGTCGATATGACCCGCGCAACGCTCTACCTGCTCCTGCCGCTCTGCATCGTGCTGACGCTGGTCTATGTCTGGCTCGGCATGCCGCAGACGTTCGGCCCCTATGTCAGCGCCACGACGCTTGAAGGCGCGCAGCAGACGATCGCGGTTGGTCCCGTCGCCACGCAGATCGCCATCAAGATGCTGGGCACCAATGGCGGCGGCTTCTTCAACGCCAATGCGGCACACCCGTTCGAAAATCCCGACGCGATCTCCAACCTGATCCAGATGGTGACGATCTTCGCCATAGGTGCTGCCCTCACCAACGTCTTCGGCCGCATGATCGGCAACCAGCGCCAGGGCTGGGCGATCCTGTCGGCGATGGGCGTCCTGTTCATCGCCGGCGTCATCGTCTGCTATTGGGCGGAAGCCGCCGGCAACCCGCTGGTCCATGCGCTCGGCCTCGACGGCGGCAATATGGAAGGCAAGGAAAGCCGCTTCGGCATCGCGCTCTCCGCTCTGTTCGCGGTCATCACCACGGCCGCATCCTGCGGCGCCGTCAACGCCATGCACGGCTCCTTCACCGCGCTTGGCGGCATGATCCCGCTCGTCAACATGCAACTCGGCGAGGTCATCGTCGGCGGTGTCGGCGCCGGTCTCTACGGCATCCTGATGTTCATCGTCGTCGCCGTCTTCGTTGCCGGGCTGATGGTCGGTCGCACGCCCGAATATCTCGGCAAGAAGATCGAGGCCAAGGAGGTCAAGATGGCGATGCTCGCCATCCTGTGCCTGCCGCTGGCGATGCTGATCTTCACGGCCATCGCCGTGGTGTTGCCAAGCGGCGTCGCCGCCATGGGCAATGCAGGCCCGCACGGCTTCTCCGAGGTCCTCTATGCCTACACCTCGGCTGCCGCGAACAACGGCTCGGCCTTTGGCGGCCTCAGCGGCAACACGCCCTGGTACAACATCACGCTCGGTATCGGCATGCTGATGGGGCGGTTCCTGGTGATCATCCCCGCGCTTGCCATCGCAGGCTCGCTGGCGGCGAAGAAGACCGTCCCGGCGTCGGCCGGCACCTTCCCGACCGATGGCCCGCTTTTCGTCGGACTGCTGGTCGGCGTGATCGTGATCGTCGGCGGCCTGACCTTCTTCCCGGCACTCGCGGTCGGACCGATCGTCGAACATCTGGCGATGATCCATGGACAAACGTTCTGA
- the kdpF gene encoding K(+)-transporting ATPase subunit F, which yields MLVDYILGGGVTLFLLAYLTYALVRPERF from the coding sequence ATGCTTGTCGACTATATCCTCGGTGGCGGTGTGACGCTGTTCCTGCTTGCCTACCTGACATACGCCCTCGTTCGCCCAGAACGTTTCTGA
- a CDS encoding DUF1036 domain-containing protein: MKRVSVTLMGASTIMAIATPVSARIIFCNNYPYEVYFSIAYQQFQANGDALDWLSRGWLGVETGKCEEFDSAIAVSEFYWRGETNFYKQGRGRARDSWPSKDGKKFWNVEGDFQFYQADHTKPEAQKPTFSTYEKSFRAKDGPITETITILEGGQVTSDATGAVEQ; this comes from the coding sequence ATGAAGCGAGTTTCAGTAACGCTCATGGGCGCAAGCACAATTATGGCGATAGCTACGCCGGTTAGCGCTCGAATAATCTTTTGCAATAACTATCCATATGAAGTGTATTTTTCAATTGCCTATCAGCAATTTCAAGCTAACGGCGATGCCTTGGACTGGCTATCGCGTGGTTGGCTTGGAGTAGAAACCGGTAAGTGCGAAGAGTTCGACAGTGCGATAGCCGTCTCGGAATTTTACTGGCGAGGCGAAACCAATTTCTACAAGCAAGGCAGGGGACGTGCGAGGGACTCGTGGCCCAGCAAGGACGGTAAGAAATTTTGGAATGTTGAAGGGGACTTTCAATTCTATCAGGCTGACCATACTAAGCCCGAAGCTCAGAAGCCAACGTTCAGCACGTACGAAAAGTCGTTTCGGGCGAAAGACGGTCCGATCACAGAAACGATTACGATTTTGGAAGGTGGCCAAGTCACATCAGACGCGACTGGCGCAGTTGAACAGTGA
- a CDS encoding cupin domain-containing protein produces MFKFTSAVLLLLVSTAPLLADDMPVNADAIKWGPVPPFLPAGAKMAVVAGDPSKDGIFVLRLQMPANYKIPAHNHPTSEYVTVLSGDFNIGMGDKLDEAKGMHLTAGGFGVAPAQMNHFAWTTSATIVQVHGEGPFAITYVNPADDPSKK; encoded by the coding sequence ATGTTCAAATTCACTTCGGCCGTACTGCTCCTCCTGGTCAGCACGGCGCCGTTGCTCGCCGACGATATGCCGGTCAATGCCGACGCCATCAAATGGGGTCCGGTTCCGCCATTCCTCCCCGCAGGCGCCAAAATGGCGGTGGTCGCCGGAGACCCGTCGAAAGACGGCATCTTTGTTCTTAGGCTGCAGATGCCCGCCAACTACAAGATTCCCGCTCACAACCATCCGACTTCGGAATATGTCACGGTGCTGTCCGGCGATTTTAACATTGGTATGGGCGACAAGCTTGATGAGGCAAAGGGCATGCACCTGACGGCAGGCGGATTTGGCGTTGCACCGGCTCAGATGAACCACTTTGCCTGGACGACCAGCGCCACGATTGTTCAGGTCCACGGCGAAGGTCCGTTCGCGATCACATACGTCAATCCGGCGGATGACCCGAGCAAGAAATGA
- a CDS encoding Flp family type IVb pilin: MQLVAKFLRDESGATAIEYGLIAALIALAIMVGAGALGNALNAQFTSVATTLNSAP, from the coding sequence ATGCAACTGGTAGCAAAATTTCTGCGCGACGAATCCGGCGCAACAGCCATCGAATATGGTTTGATCGCGGCACTCATTGCCTTGGCAATTATGGTTGGAGCAGGCGCGCTAGGAAACGCGCTTAATGCCCAGTTCACGTCAGTTGCCACCACCCTAAACAGCGCTCCGTAA
- the msrA gene encoding peptide-methionine (S)-S-oxide reductase MsrA, with translation MFFLSDMLNKKLNLPKPSEALPGRAKAMPTASRHHVSKRPLKGPYPEGLETAMFGLGCFWGAERLFWQIEGVWVTAVGFAGGVTPNPTYQETCTGLTGHTEVVLVVHDPEVVSYAELLKLFWESHDPTQGMRQGNDVGTTYRSAIYTFGDRQYEAAIASRDVYEASLRSAGRGKITTEIAAAPVFYFAEQDHQQYLAKNPHGYCNMKGTGVVCAIPSAISA, from the coding sequence ATGTTCTTTCTCAGCGACATGCTGAACAAGAAGCTCAATTTGCCGAAGCCCTCGGAGGCGCTGCCGGGACGCGCCAAGGCGATGCCGACCGCCTCCAGGCATCACGTGTCGAAGAGGCCGCTCAAGGGGCCTTATCCCGAAGGGCTGGAAACGGCGATGTTCGGGCTCGGCTGCTTCTGGGGCGCGGAGCGGCTGTTCTGGCAGATCGAGGGTGTGTGGGTGACGGCGGTCGGCTTCGCCGGCGGCGTCACGCCCAACCCGACCTATCAGGAAACCTGCACCGGCCTTACCGGTCACACCGAGGTCGTGCTCGTCGTCCATGATCCCGAGGTCGTGTCCTACGCGGAGCTGTTGAAGCTGTTCTGGGAAAGCCACGATCCGACGCAAGGCATGCGCCAGGGCAATGATGTCGGCACCACCTATCGCTCGGCAATCTATACATTCGGGGATCGGCAATACGAGGCGGCGATCGCATCGCGCGACGTCTACGAAGCATCCCTGCGGAGCGCCGGACGCGGCAAGATCACCACCGAGATCGCGGCAGCACCGGTGTTCTACTTTGCCGAACAAGACCACCAGCAGTATCTGGCGAAGAACCCCCATGGCTATTGCAACATGAAGGGCACGGGCGTCGTCTGCGCGATCCCCTCCGCCATTTCGGCCTGA
- a CDS encoding BMP family lipoprotein — translation MKRIVLGLLAATAMVLPAFAADVQPAILYDLGGKFDKSFNEAAYHGAEKFKTETGTPYVEFEVSNASQREQALRRFAEDGHNPIVMAGFAWEDALKKVAAEYPDLKFAIIDDAVDLPNVRSLVFKENEGSYLVGIMAAMASKSKKVSFVGGMDIPLIRKFECGYVGGAKSAGATEVIQNMTGDTPAAWNDPSKGGEIAKTQIDQGSDVVYAAAGGTGVGVLQAAADAGKLGIGVDSNQNGLQPGKVLTSMMKRVDVAVYTAFMDGKNGTFKGGLENLGLKEGGVDYAMDDNNKALVTDAMKAAVEKAKADIIAGTIKVHDYTADNACPY, via the coding sequence ATGAAACGTATCGTTCTCGGCCTCTTGGCCGCAACCGCAATGGTTCTTCCGGCTTTCGCCGCGGATGTCCAGCCGGCCATCCTCTACGATCTCGGCGGCAAGTTCGACAAATCCTTCAACGAGGCGGCCTATCACGGCGCCGAGAAGTTCAAGACGGAAACAGGCACGCCCTATGTCGAGTTCGAGGTCTCCAATGCCTCGCAGCGCGAGCAGGCGCTGCGCCGCTTCGCCGAGGACGGCCACAACCCGATCGTCATGGCCGGCTTTGCCTGGGAGGATGCGCTGAAGAAGGTCGCGGCCGAATATCCCGATCTCAAATTCGCCATCATCGACGATGCCGTCGACCTGCCCAATGTCCGCTCGCTGGTATTCAAGGAGAATGAAGGTTCCTACCTCGTCGGCATCATGGCCGCGATGGCTTCCAAGTCGAAGAAGGTCTCCTTTGTCGGCGGCATGGATATCCCGCTGATCCGCAAGTTCGAATGCGGCTATGTCGGCGGCGCAAAGTCGGCAGGTGCGACCGAAGTCATCCAGAACATGACGGGCGACACGCCGGCGGCGTGGAACGACCCGTCCAAGGGCGGCGAAATCGCCAAGACGCAGATCGATCAGGGCTCCGACGTGGTCTATGCCGCCGCCGGCGGCACCGGCGTCGGCGTGCTGCAGGCGGCGGCTGATGCCGGCAAGCTTGGCATCGGCGTCGATTCCAACCAGAACGGCCTGCAGCCCGGCAAGGTGCTGACCTCGATGATGAAGCGCGTCGACGTCGCCGTCTACACCGCCTTCATGGATGGCAAGAACGGCACCTTCAAGGGCGGCCTCGAGAACCTCGGCCTCAAGGAAGGCGGCGTCGACTACGCCATGGACGATAACAACAAGGCGCTGGTGACCGACGCCATGAAGGCCGCCGTCGAAAAGGCCAAGGCCGACATCATCGCCGGCACGATCAAGGTGCACGACTACACGGCTGACAACGCCTGCCCGTATTGA
- a CDS encoding GNAT family N-acetyltransferase → MTERDVTAVAQLRLAAFFEGTGRTLEEDEAALRQLLGGGAFEAAYVARIGDVLVGTCLMVRHELEPAHDLTPWLAGLVVEAGHRGRGVGIALVRAIEAHALTMGVETLHLYTWEARDFYASLGWDTVEVFSQDGETMVLMSRKLGS, encoded by the coding sequence ATGACCGAGCGTGATGTCACCGCAGTCGCGCAACTGCGCCTGGCCGCCTTTTTCGAAGGAACCGGAAGAACCCTCGAAGAGGATGAGGCCGCGCTTCGCCAGTTGCTCGGCGGGGGCGCGTTCGAGGCCGCCTATGTGGCGCGGATCGGCGATGTGTTGGTCGGAACCTGCCTCATGGTCCGCCACGAGTTGGAGCCCGCGCATGATCTGACGCCGTGGCTTGCCGGGCTTGTTGTCGAGGCGGGGCATCGAGGTCGAGGAGTTGGCATCGCGCTGGTCAGGGCGATTGAAGCCCATGCGCTAACGATGGGCGTGGAGACACTCCACCTCTACACATGGGAAGCGCGTGATTTCTACGCATCGCTCGGCTGGGACACGGTCGAGGTTTTCAGCCAGGACGGCGAAACGATGGTCCTGATGTCGCGCAAGCTCGGATCATGA
- a CDS encoding SlyX family protein: protein MTMPDDRLTALEIRAAEQEKIIEELSGQIAEQWKVIERMQRKLDALTDRFLALEEQAAPDVPITKPPHW from the coding sequence ATGACCATGCCCGACGACCGGCTTACGGCTCTGGAAATCCGCGCCGCCGAGCAGGAGAAGATCATCGAGGAATTGTCTGGACAGATCGCCGAGCAATGGAAGGTGATCGAGCGCATGCAGCGCAAGCTCGACGCGCTGACCGACCGTTTCCTGGCGCTGGAGGAGCAGGCGGCGCCCGACGTGCCGATAACCAAGCCGCCGCACTGGTGA
- a CDS encoding ABC transporter ATP-binding protein: MAQAAIELIGINKSFGAVRANRDINLEIARGTIHGIVGENGAGKSTLMSILYGFYQADSGEIRVGGKPASIKTPNDAIAQGIGMVHQHFMLVDNFSVLENIILGAESDALLNKSIAKARSELERLEREYGLEVDPDAIIEELPVGLQQRVEILKALYRGAEILILDEPTGVLTPAEADHLFRILKQLKDQGKTVVLITHKLREIMAITDTVSVMRQGTMVATRETKKTTVEELAELMVGRRVLLRVEKGEAATGGVKLAVNNLTVKDSRGVTMVDDVSFDIRAGEIVGIAGVAGNGQSELLEAISGIRRAVSGSVMLDGKPIDLTGAADPGELRDRGLAHVPEDRHHVGLVLAFEENENSILGYHDDPRYLKGPFLNIDAIVADAKDKIEKYDIRPGNPRLKTANFSGGNQQKIVLAREIEQDPGVLIVGQPTRGVDVGAIEFIHKRLIAMRDQGKAVLVVSVELDEIRSLSDRILVMFAGRIVGERGGDATEGELGLLMAGVEHQEAAQ; this comes from the coding sequence ATGGCGCAAGCCGCAATCGAGCTGATCGGCATCAACAAGAGTTTTGGCGCCGTGCGCGCCAACCGCGACATCAACCTGGAGATCGCACGCGGCACCATCCACGGCATTGTCGGCGAGAACGGCGCCGGCAAGTCGACACTGATGTCGATCCTCTATGGCTTCTACCAGGCCGACAGCGGCGAGATCCGCGTCGGCGGCAAGCCGGCGTCGATCAAGACACCCAATGACGCGATCGCGCAAGGCATCGGCATGGTGCACCAGCATTTCATGCTGGTCGATAATTTCTCGGTGCTGGAAAACATCATTCTCGGCGCCGAAAGCGATGCGCTGCTCAACAAGAGCATCGCCAAGGCGCGTTCCGAACTGGAGCGCCTGGAGCGCGAATACGGGCTGGAAGTCGATCCCGATGCGATCATCGAGGAATTGCCGGTCGGCCTGCAGCAGCGCGTGGAAATCCTCAAGGCGCTCTATCGCGGCGCCGAAATCCTGATCCTCGACGAGCCGACAGGCGTTCTCACCCCGGCCGAGGCCGATCACCTGTTCCGCATCCTCAAGCAGCTGAAGGACCAGGGCAAGACGGTGGTGCTGATCACCCACAAGCTGCGCGAGATCATGGCCATCACCGACACTGTTTCGGTGATGCGCCAGGGCACGATGGTGGCGACGCGCGAAACGAAGAAGACCACGGTCGAGGAACTGGCCGAGCTGATGGTCGGGCGGCGCGTGCTGCTGCGGGTCGAAAAGGGCGAGGCGGCGACCGGCGGCGTCAAGCTTGCGGTCAACAACCTGACGGTGAAGGACTCTCGTGGCGTCACCATGGTCGACGACGTCTCCTTCGATATTCGCGCCGGCGAGATCGTCGGCATCGCCGGCGTCGCCGGCAACGGACAATCCGAACTGCTCGAGGCGATCTCGGGAATACGGCGCGCGGTCTCTGGCTCGGTCATGCTCGACGGCAAGCCCATCGACCTCACCGGTGCCGCCGACCCCGGCGAGCTGCGCGACCGTGGCCTCGCCCATGTGCCGGAGGACCGGCATCATGTCGGGCTGGTGCTGGCCTTCGAGGAAAACGAGAATTCGATCCTCGGCTATCACGACGACCCACGCTATTTGAAGGGGCCGTTCCTCAACATCGATGCCATCGTGGCCGATGCCAAGGACAAGATCGAGAAATACGACATCCGCCCCGGCAATCCGCGCCTGAAGACCGCCAATTTCTCCGGTGGCAACCAGCAGAAGATCGTGCTGGCACGGGAAATCGAGCAGGATCCGGGCGTGCTGATCGTCGGCCAGCCGACACGTGGTGTCGACGTCGGCGCCATCGAATTCATCCACAAGCGCCTCATCGCCATGCGCGACCAGGGCAAGGCCGTGCTGGTGGTGTCGGTCGAACTGGATGAGATCCGCTCGCTCTCCGACCGCATCCTGGTGATGTTTGCCGGCCGTATCGTCGGCGAACGCGGCGGCGACGCGACCGAAGGCGAACTCGGGCTGCTGATGGCCGGTGTCGAGCATCAGGAGGCGGCGCAATGA
- a CDS encoding ABC transporter permease: protein MSTPYAKLPAWADYGLIPLINLFVAFVVAGFVVLLVGENPFRAAVILVEGAFGKGTGIAFTLFYATTFIFTGLSVAVAAHCSLFNIGTEGQAYLAGLGIAVVCLSFDSVLPWWLLFPLAILASAAVGALWALIPAYLQAKRGSHIVITTIMFNFIAASIMVYLLVGVLKPAGSQAPQTRNFLGGAELPKLNWIIELFGAKIRSAPLNICFLLALIMAFLVWVLIWRTKLGYEMRTYGHSPKAARYAGISETRIIITAMMISGALAGMMALNPTMGDQHNVAIDFVSGAGFVGIAVALMGRLHPIGIVLAAILFGMLYQGGAELAFEMPAISRDMIVIIQGLVILFAGALEHMFRPYIQSLFASFSPGAVGMEAVKGKGA, encoded by the coding sequence ATGAGCACCCCATACGCCAAGCTGCCGGCCTGGGCCGACTACGGGCTCATCCCGCTGATCAACCTGTTCGTCGCCTTCGTCGTCGCCGGCTTCGTGGTGCTTCTGGTCGGAGAAAATCCGTTCCGCGCCGCCGTCATCCTGGTCGAAGGCGCCTTCGGCAAGGGCACGGGCATCGCCTTCACGCTGTTCTACGCGACAACCTTCATCTTCACCGGGCTTTCGGTGGCGGTTGCCGCGCATTGCAGCCTGTTCAACATCGGCACCGAGGGGCAGGCCTATTTAGCCGGCCTCGGCATCGCGGTCGTCTGCCTCAGCTTCGACAGCGTGCTGCCGTGGTGGCTGCTTTTTCCGCTGGCCATCCTGGCCTCGGCTGCGGTCGGCGCGCTGTGGGCGCTCATCCCCGCTTATCTGCAGGCAAAACGCGGCTCGCACATCGTCATCACGACGATCATGTTCAACTTCATCGCCGCCTCGATCATGGTCTACCTCCTGGTCGGGGTGTTGAAACCGGCGGGATCGCAGGCGCCGCAGACGCGCAACTTCCTTGGCGGGGCCGAACTTCCGAAGCTCAACTGGATTATCGAACTGTTCGGCGCCAAGATACGCTCGGCGCCGCTCAACATCTGCTTCCTGCTGGCGCTGATCATGGCCTTTCTGGTCTGGGTGCTGATCTGGCGCACCAAGCTCGGCTATGAGATGCGCACCTATGGCCACAGCCCGAAGGCGGCGCGCTATGCCGGCATTTCGGAAACCCGCATCATCATCACAGCCATGATGATCTCCGGCGCGCTGGCCGGCATGATGGCGCTCAACCCGACGATGGGTGATCAGCACAATGTCGCGATCGACTTTGTCTCGGGCGCCGGTTTCGTCGGCATCGCGGTGGCGCTGATGGGCCGCCTGCACCCCATCGGCATCGTGCTGGCTGCCATCCTGTTCGGCATGCTCTACCAGGGCGGCGCCGAGCTTGCCTTCGAAATGCCGGCCATCAGCCGCGACATGATCGTCATCATCCAGGGCCTTGTCATCCTGTTTGCCGGGGCGCTCGAACACATGTTCCGGCCTTACATCC